The bacterium genomic sequence CCCTTGTCGAGGGTTACGCCGGCCAGCACCAAAGTCGTCTCCAGCCCGCTCCGAGTCTCCCCCACCGAGGCCGCCTTGAAGACGACGTCGTACAGTCGGTCGAGCTTTTTGTATCGACGCGCGCAGAAAGCCACCTTGAGCGTCAGATCATTGGCTTTCACGAAACCCGACTCGCAGCGAAAGGACGTCACTTCCTTCTCGCCGCTCCAGATCCAACCGTAGTGCCTGCCGTAGAGATCGGTGAGCAGCTGGTAGAAGCGAAAGCGATTGAGCTTCTCGGTCGTCGCGACCCGGTGGCGAAAACTGACGATCCCGGATCGATGCATGTGCGAGATGAACAGCTCATCGTCGGTCCCACATTGGTGAACCATCACTTCGTACGGCTC encodes the following:
- a CDS encoding serine protease, encoding VASGKTGQLGSYELPTEPAPFFNCWADAERVEEEPYEVMVHQCGTDDELFISHMHRSGIVSFRHRVATTEKLNRFRFYQLLTDLYGRHYGWIWSGEKEVTSFRCESGFVKANDLTLKVAFCARRYKKLDRLYDVVFKAASVGETRSGLETTLVLAGVTLDKGRELAESYLGAIRWNP